A single Arcobacter sp. FWKO B DNA region contains:
- a CDS encoding type II and III secretion system protein family protein, giving the protein MKYILKIIALLFFIVSFGFSQTITIEKNSYRIVEFDKMIKNIKVSDSKTAEVSFIQDDSMPLQKLKILGKEFGNATLLITFYDNVIVSQDINIVRNIRSILSALEHRYPKVKIIQSNDNIILDGTLDSIQDRNTIIDILKKAGIDTDTKLIDFTTTDKTKKMLRLKLYITEINNTKGTELKNNWAVGYRNYLRGYTNVDATQQNFNSFIPNLSNLMESAVTLTGGLTAGANYLGKNFNVGMTLKYLSSAGAATILHESTILTVEEKSAKFLAGGELMVEQQTINASGIPVSSYMEKEYGIILEVLATKIINGEYIDLTLITKSTQIDPSSATKVGNVPGFKNQSIETNVIVRDGATIVLGGLIKNDQSRDISKVPLLGDIPILGHLFRSKDFQNENSELVFFITPEIVEPSNNTQIQEFENTKEQMKEQINTIEEKSKIKLPSSKNEKESSSHTKIVNDIFGL; this is encoded by the coding sequence ATGAAATATATATTAAAAATTATAGCTTTACTATTTTTTATAGTAAGTTTTGGTTTTAGCCAAACAATCACTATAGAAAAAAATAGTTATAGAATTGTAGAATTTGATAAAATGATCAAAAATATAAAAGTAAGTGATAGTAAAACTGCTGAAGTATCATTTATACAAGATGATTCTATGCCTCTTCAAAAATTAAAAATTTTAGGAAAAGAGTTTGGTAACGCAACTTTACTGATTACATTTTATGACAATGTTATAGTTTCGCAAGATATCAATATTGTTAGAAATATAAGAAGTATATTATCTGCACTAGAACATAGATATCCAAAAGTTAAAATAATACAATCTAATGATAATATAATTTTAGATGGTACCTTAGACTCCATACAAGATAGAAATACCATAATAGATATCTTAAAAAAAGCTGGTATTGACACAGATACAAAACTAATAGATTTTACTACAACAGACAAAACAAAAAAAATGTTAAGACTAAAACTATATATTACTGAAATCAATAACACAAAAGGGACTGAACTAAAAAACAACTGGGCTGTTGGATATAGAAACTACCTTAGAGGTTACACAAATGTTGATGCAACACAACAAAATTTTAACTCATTTATCCCTAATCTTTCAAATCTTATGGAAAGTGCAGTTACTTTAACTGGTGGACTAACTGCTGGAGCAAACTATTTAGGAAAAAATTTTAATGTGGGAATGACTTTAAAATATCTTTCATCTGCTGGAGCTGCTACTATATTACATGAATCAACTATTTTAACTGTAGAGGAAAAAAGTGCAAAATTTCTTGCTGGTGGTGAGTTGATGGTGGAACAACAAACTATAAATGCAAGTGGAATCCCAGTTTCAAGCTATATGGAAAAAGAGTATGGAATTATCTTAGAAGTTTTAGCAACAAAAATCATCAATGGTGAATATATAGATTTGACACTGATTACAAAATCAACACAAATAGACCCTAGTTCAGCTACAAAAGTAGGTAATGTTCCTGGATTTAAGAATCAATCAATTGAAACAAATGTTATTGTAAGAGATGGAGCTACTATAGTTTTGGGAGGATTAATTAAAAATGATCAATCAAGAGATATTAGCAAAGTCCCACTTTTAGGAGATATTCCAATACTTGGACATTTATTTAGAAGTAAAGATTTTCAAAATGAAAATAGTGAACTTGTATTTTTTATAACACCTGAAATAGTGGAGCCTTCAAACAACACACAAATTCAAGAGTTTGAAAATACAAAAGAACAAATGAAAGAACAAATAAATACAATAGAAGAAAAATCAAAGATTAAACTCCCTTCTTCAAAAAATGAAAAAGAGAGTTCATCGCATACAAAAATCGTAAATGATATTTTCGGGTTATAA